Proteins encoded in a region of the Cupriavidus pauculus genome:
- the rodA gene encoding rod shape-determining protein RodA translates to MEKRRVLSVLRTAFTGFDKPLALIVFLLFATGIVALYSAAIDMPGRVEDQLRNILLSYVVMMVIAYMPTQLLMRVAVPLYTVGVALLIAVAMFGLIRKGARRWLNVGMVIQPSEIMKISMPLMLAWYFQKREGVIKWFDFVVALLLLGVPVGLIAKQPDLGTGLLVLAAGLYVIYFAGLSWRIILPLLAIVVVAITLLVSYETQICAPGVNWPILHDYQQHRVCTLLDPTTDPLGKGFHTIQSIIAIGSGGVTGKGWLKGTQTHLEFIPEKHTDFIFAVFSEEFGLIGNAVLLVLYLLLIFRGLYIAANAPTLFSRLLAGAITLIFFTYAFVNMGMVSGILPVVGVPLPLLSYGGTALVTLGMGIGILMSISRQKRLIQT, encoded by the coding sequence ATGGAAAAACGTCGCGTCCTGTCCGTGCTTCGGACCGCATTCACGGGCTTCGACAAGCCGCTCGCGCTGATCGTGTTCCTGCTCTTCGCCACGGGCATCGTGGCGCTGTACTCGGCCGCCATCGACATGCCGGGCCGGGTCGAGGACCAGTTGCGCAACATCCTGCTGTCGTACGTGGTGATGATGGTGATCGCCTACATGCCCACGCAGCTGCTGATGCGCGTGGCGGTGCCGCTTTATACCGTCGGCGTCGCGCTGCTGATCGCGGTGGCGATGTTCGGGCTGATCAGAAAGGGGGCGCGGCGCTGGCTCAACGTCGGCATGGTCATCCAGCCGTCGGAGATCATGAAGATCTCCATGCCGCTGATGCTCGCGTGGTACTTCCAGAAGCGCGAGGGCGTGATCAAGTGGTTCGACTTCGTCGTGGCGCTGCTGCTGCTCGGCGTGCCCGTCGGGCTGATCGCGAAACAGCCAGACCTCGGCACGGGCCTGCTGGTGCTTGCCGCGGGCCTCTACGTGATCTATTTCGCGGGGCTGTCGTGGCGCATCATCCTGCCGCTGCTGGCGATCGTCGTCGTGGCGATCACGCTGCTGGTCTCCTACGAGACCCAGATCTGCGCGCCCGGGGTGAACTGGCCGATTCTCCACGATTACCAGCAACACCGCGTCTGCACGCTGCTGGACCCGACCACCGATCCGCTGGGCAAGGGGTTCCATACGATCCAGTCGATCATCGCGATCGGGTCGGGCGGCGTGACGGGCAAGGGCTGGCTCAAGGGCACGCAGACCCACCTCGAGTTCATCCCCGAGAAGCACACCGACTTCATCTTCGCGGTGTTCTCGGAGGAGTTCGGGCTGATCGGCAATGCGGTGCTGCTCGTGCTGTACCTGCTGCTGATCTTCCGCGGGCTGTATATCGCGGCCAATGCGCCGACGCTGTTCTCGCGGCTGCTGGCCGGGGCGATCACGCTGATCTTCTTCACCTATGCGTTCGTGAACATGGGGATGGTGAGCGGCATCCTGCCCGTGGTGGGCGTGCCGCTGCCGTTGCTGAGCTACGGGGGCACGGCGCTCGTCACGCTGGGCATGGGCATCGGCATCCTGATGAGCATCTCGCGTCAGAAGCGGCTGATCCAGACCTGA
- the mrdA gene encoding penicillin-binding protein 2 has product MTEIRNVELEIGRFRIRVAAAALFTVICFGLLFTRFLWLQWYKHDQYSAKAEDNRISVAPIEPNRGLIMDRNGVILARNYSAYTLEITPSKLTDTLDNTIDALATLIDIQPRDRRRFKRLLEESRSFESLPIRSQLSDEEVARFSAQRFRFPGVDVRARLFRQYPLGESASHVIGYIGRISQRDQERIEEMDTANDAEGAKYDPRKDADNYKGTNYIGKIGLEQSYESELHGLTGFEEVEVSAGGRPIRTLSTSPSTPGNNLILSLDIRLQQLAEQLFGDRRGALVAIEPATGDILAFVSKPTYDPNLFVEGIDTNTWNELNNSPDKPLLNRPLRGTYPPGSTYKPFMALAALTTGKRTAAWGMHDPGFFTFGNHTFRDDKPGGHGWVDMQASIVQSCDTYYYALARDMGVNGIHDFMKPLGFGQITGIDIEGESRGILPSTDWKRKAYRKPEQQRWYDGETISLGIGQGYNSFTILQLANAVSIIVNNGSVMKPHLVKAVEDSVTRQRTLTVPKESYRIPLKQADIDVIKKAMVAVTHSGTAARVFAGAAYESAGKTGTAQTYTLGKNEKYNHHALEERKRDHSLYTAFAPADNPKIALALIVENAGFGAAVAAPIARKVMDYYLTGKWPEELQASAPPPAERERAGGKPPVDTPSVFTTGQTASVASATVMMTAPTAAASGAAGAASGVSAAVAEASGAGAANMAAASAAAGQSAAHSASEALAQRLDPDAIAPASAVDTLDARMLQALGHSRLAPASATATPAAPAGPVKKPVAPAGQQGAPAVPAKPRARPVAATAAPTVTE; this is encoded by the coding sequence ATGACAGAAATCCGTAACGTCGAACTCGAAATCGGCCGCTTCCGCATCCGCGTGGCGGCCGCTGCGCTGTTCACGGTGATCTGCTTCGGCCTGCTCTTCACGCGCTTCCTGTGGCTGCAGTGGTACAAGCATGACCAGTATTCGGCCAAGGCCGAGGACAACCGCATTTCGGTGGCGCCGATCGAGCCCAACCGCGGGCTCATCATGGACCGCAACGGCGTCATCCTCGCGCGCAACTACTCGGCGTACACGCTCGAAATCACACCGTCCAAGCTGACCGACACGCTCGACAACACGATCGACGCGCTGGCGACCCTTATCGATATCCAGCCGCGCGACCGGCGCCGGTTCAAGCGCCTGCTCGAGGAATCGCGGAGCTTCGAGTCGCTGCCGATCCGCAGCCAGCTCTCGGACGAGGAAGTCGCGCGCTTCTCGGCGCAGCGTTTCCGCTTTCCGGGCGTGGATGTGCGCGCGCGCCTGTTCCGCCAGTATCCGCTCGGCGAGTCGGCGAGCCACGTGATCGGCTATATCGGCCGCATCTCGCAGCGCGACCAGGAGCGCATCGAGGAGATGGACACGGCCAACGATGCCGAGGGCGCGAAATACGATCCGCGCAAGGACGCGGACAACTACAAGGGCACCAACTACATCGGCAAGATCGGCCTCGAGCAGAGCTACGAGAGCGAGCTGCACGGCCTGACGGGCTTCGAGGAAGTGGAAGTGAGCGCGGGCGGACGTCCGATCCGCACGCTGTCCACGTCGCCCTCCACCCCGGGCAACAACCTGATCCTGTCGCTGGACATCCGCCTGCAGCAACTGGCCGAGCAGCTGTTCGGCGACCGCCGGGGCGCGCTGGTGGCGATCGAGCCGGCTACGGGCGACATTCTCGCGTTCGTCTCCAAGCCCACCTACGATCCGAACCTGTTCGTCGAGGGCATCGACACGAACACCTGGAACGAGCTCAACAACTCGCCGGACAAGCCGCTGCTGAACCGGCCGCTGCGCGGCACGTACCCGCCGGGCTCGACCTACAAGCCGTTCATGGCACTGGCCGCGCTGACCACGGGCAAGCGCACGGCCGCATGGGGCATGCACGACCCGGGCTTCTTCACGTTCGGCAACCACACGTTCCGCGACGACAAGCCCGGCGGCCATGGCTGGGTCGATATGCAGGCGTCCATCGTCCAGTCGTGCGACACGTATTACTACGCGCTGGCCCGCGACATGGGTGTCAACGGCATCCACGATTTCATGAAGCCGCTCGGCTTCGGCCAGATCACGGGCATCGATATCGAGGGCGAAAGCCGCGGCATCCTGCCGTCCACCGACTGGAAGCGCAAGGCGTACCGCAAGCCCGAGCAGCAGCGCTGGTACGACGGCGAAACGATCTCGCTCGGTATCGGGCAGGGCTACAACAGCTTCACCATCCTGCAGCTGGCCAATGCGGTGTCGATCATCGTCAACAACGGCTCGGTGATGAAGCCTCACCTGGTCAAGGCCGTGGAGGACTCGGTCACGCGCCAGCGCACGCTGACGGTGCCGAAAGAGAGCTACCGGATTCCGCTCAAGCAGGCCGATATCGACGTGATCAAGAAGGCAATGGTCGCCGTGACCCACTCCGGTACCGCCGCGCGCGTGTTCGCGGGCGCGGCCTACGAGTCGGCCGGCAAGACCGGTACCGCGCAGACCTATACGCTCGGCAAGAACGAGAAGTACAACCACCATGCGCTGGAAGAGCGCAAGCGCGACCACTCGCTCTACACGGCGTTCGCGCCGGCCGACAATCCGAAGATCGCGCTCGCGCTGATCGTCGAGAACGCGGGGTTCGGCGCGGCCGTGGCGGCGCCGATCGCGCGCAAGGTGATGGACTACTACCTGACCGGCAAGTGGCCCGAGGAACTGCAGGCCAGCGCGCCGCCGCCGGCCGAGCGCGAGCGCGCGGGCGGCAAGCCGCCCGTCGATACGCCGAGCGTGTTCACGACCGGCCAGACCGCGAGCGTGGCCAGCGCCACCGTGATGATGACCGCGCCGACGGCCGCCGCCAGTGGCGCGGCCGGTGCCGCAAGCGGCGTCAGCGCGGCCGTGGCCGAAGCGAGCGGCGCCGGTGCCGCCAACATGGCGGCGGCCAGCGCGGCGGCGGGACAGTCCGCGGCGCACAGTGCTTCGGAAGCGCTCGCGCAGCGGCTGGACCCCGACGCGATCGCGCCGGCCTCGGCCGTCGATACGCTGGACGCGCGCATGCTGCAGGCGCTCGGCCACAGCCGGCTGGCGCCCGCGTCGGCCACGGCCACGCCGGCGGCACCCGCGGGTCCGGTCAAGAAGCCGGTAGCGCCGGCCGGGCAGCAGGGCGCGCCCGCCGTGCCCGCGAAGCCGCGCGCGCGTCCCGTCGCGGCGACCGCCGCCCCAACCGTCACCGAATAA
- the mreD gene encoding rod shape-determining protein MreD: protein MTNRQYLLRPVNPVFIAMSFVMAFLFNLMPWGTTLWIPDMVALVLVFWNIHQPRKVGMGVAFLLGLLMDVHDARLLGEHAMAYTLLAYFAITIHRRVLWFSVYAQALHVLPLLFVTHAVPVVIRLAMGAPLPGWQLLLAPGIEALLWPLATSVLLAPQRRSNDVDETRPI from the coding sequence ATGACCAATCGTCAGTATCTGCTGCGCCCCGTGAACCCCGTGTTCATCGCGATGAGCTTCGTGATGGCGTTCCTGTTCAACCTGATGCCCTGGGGCACCACGTTGTGGATCCCGGACATGGTGGCGCTGGTGCTCGTGTTCTGGAACATCCACCAGCCGCGCAAGGTCGGCATGGGCGTGGCGTTCCTGCTGGGCCTGCTGATGGACGTGCACGACGCGCGCCTGCTCGGCGAGCACGCGATGGCGTACACGCTTCTTGCGTACTTCGCGATCACGATCCACCGGCGTGTGCTGTGGTTCTCGGTCTATGCGCAGGCGCTGCATGTGCTGCCCCTGCTGTTCGTCACCCACGCGGTGCCGGTGGTGATCCGGCTGGCGATGGGCGCGCCGCTGCCGGGCTGGCAACTTCTGCTCGCCCCGGGTATCGAAGCCCTCTTATGGCCGCTCGCCACCAGCGTATTGCTGGCGCCGCAGCGCCGCTCCAACGACGTGGACGAGACGCGCCCGATCTGA
- the mreC gene encoding rod shape-determining protein MreC, whose protein sequence is MDYSPPPLFKQGTSAVARLVVFVAISLALLIVDARFNALSVARQVAATVLLPVERVVLVPRDMVRGVFDYAQSSVTLATENRELRRNAVQQAEASVRQAELEAENNQLRKLLSLKERSATPVTTAEILYDARDPYSQRIVIDRGSQQGVRAGYPVIDERGVVGQVTRVSPFQSEVTLLTDKDQAIPVQVVRNGLRSVAFGGARAGLLDLRFMAASADLQQGDLLVTSGLDGTYPPGLPVAKVVQIERKADTAFSRVYCEPVAGVRAHRQLLVVQYEANLPPRPADEPTGKSDKAERGARSAAARAAAESKAAEKADGKSENKAARESAQ, encoded by the coding sequence ATGGATTACTCTCCGCCGCCTCTTTTCAAGCAGGGCACGTCCGCCGTGGCGCGACTGGTCGTCTTCGTGGCGATCTCTCTCGCGCTGCTGATCGTCGATGCCCGCTTCAACGCGCTGAGCGTCGCGCGCCAGGTCGCCGCCACGGTGCTGCTGCCCGTGGAGCGCGTGGTACTGGTGCCGCGCGACATGGTGCGCGGCGTGTTCGACTACGCGCAGTCCTCCGTCACCCTGGCCACCGAGAACCGCGAACTGCGCCGCAATGCGGTGCAGCAGGCCGAGGCCTCCGTGCGCCAGGCCGAGCTCGAAGCCGAGAACAACCAGCTGCGCAAGCTGCTGAGCCTCAAGGAGCGTTCGGCCACGCCGGTGACCACGGCCGAGATCCTCTATGACGCGCGCGATCCGTACAGCCAGCGCATCGTGATCGACCGCGGCAGCCAGCAGGGCGTGCGCGCCGGCTATCCGGTCATCGACGAGCGCGGCGTGGTCGGCCAGGTCACGCGCGTGTCGCCGTTCCAGTCTGAAGTGACGCTGCTCACGGACAAGGACCAGGCCATTCCGGTCCAGGTCGTGCGCAACGGCCTGCGCAGCGTGGCCTTCGGCGGCGCGCGCGCGGGCCTGCTGGACCTGCGCTTCATGGCGGCGTCCGCGGATCTGCAGCAGGGCGACCTGCTCGTGACCTCGGGGCTCGACGGCACATATCCGCCGGGGCTGCCCGTGGCGAAGGTCGTGCAGATCGAGCGCAAGGCCGATACCGCGTTCTCGCGGGTGTACTGCGAGCCCGTGGCGGGTGTGCGCGCTCACCGCCAGTTGCTCGTGGTCCAGTACGAGGCGAACCTGCCGCCGCGGCCGGCCGACGAGCCGACCGGCAAGTCCGACAAGGCGGAGCGCGGCGCGCGCTCGGCGGCGGCCCGCGCGGCGGCCGAAAGCAAGGCGGCCGAGAAGGCCGACGGCAAATCCGAGAACAAGGCTGCCCGGGAGTCCGCGCAATGA
- a CDS encoding rod shape-determining protein, with translation MFGFLRSYFSNDLAIDLGTANTLIYMRDKGIVLDEPSVVAIRQEGGPNAKKTIQAVGKEAKQMLGKVPGNIEAIRPMKDGVIADFTVTEQMLKQFIKMVHDSKLLRPSPRIIICVPCGSTQVERRAIRESALGAGASQVYLIEEPMSAAIGAGLPVSEPSGSMVVDIGGGTTEVGIISLGGMVYKGSVRVGGDKFDEAIVNYIRRNYGMLIGEQTAEAIKKEIGSAFPGSEVREMEVKGRNLSEGIPRAFTVSSNEILEALTDPLNQIVSAVKIALEQTPPELGADIAERGMMLTGGGALLRDLDRLLAEETGLPVLVAEDPLTCVVRGSGMALERMDKLGSIFSYE, from the coding sequence ATGTTCGGATTTCTCCGCAGCTATTTCTCCAACGACCTGGCCATCGACCTGGGCACGGCCAACACGCTGATCTACATGCGCGACAAGGGCATCGTGCTCGACGAGCCGTCGGTGGTGGCGATTCGTCAGGAAGGCGGCCCCAATGCCAAGAAGACCATCCAGGCGGTCGGCAAGGAAGCCAAGCAGATGCTCGGCAAGGTCCCCGGCAATATCGAGGCGATCCGCCCGATGAAGGACGGTGTGATCGCCGACTTCACCGTGACCGAGCAGATGCTCAAGCAGTTCATCAAGATGGTCCACGACTCGAAGCTGCTGCGTCCGAGCCCGCGGATCATCATCTGCGTGCCGTGCGGCTCCACCCAGGTGGAGCGCCGCGCGATCCGTGAATCGGCGCTGGGCGCCGGCGCCAGCCAGGTGTACCTGATCGAGGAGCCGATGTCGGCCGCGATCGGCGCCGGCCTGCCGGTCTCGGAGCCGTCGGGCTCGATGGTCGTGGATATCGGCGGCGGCACCACCGAGGTGGGCATCATCTCGCTGGGCGGCATGGTCTACAAGGGTTCGGTCCGCGTGGGCGGCGACAAGTTCGACGAAGCCATCGTCAACTACATCCGCCGCAACTACGGCATGCTGATCGGCGAACAGACCGCCGAGGCCATCAAGAAGGAAATCGGCTCGGCGTTCCCGGGTTCGGAAGTGCGTGAAATGGAAGTCAAGGGCCGCAACCTGTCCGAAGGCATCCCGCGCGCGTTCACGGTGTCGTCGAACGAAATCCTCGAGGCGCTGACGGATCCGCTGAACCAGATCGTCTCCGCCGTGAAGATCGCCCTCGAGCAGACCCCGCCGGAACTGGGCGCGGACATCGCCGAGCGCGGCATGATGCTGACCGGTGGCGGCGCGCTGCTGCGCGACCTGGACCGCCTGCTCGCCGAGGAAACGGGCCTGCCGGTGCTCGTCGCCGAGGACCCGCTGACCTGCGTGGTGCGTGGCTCCGGCATGGCGCTCGAGCGCATGGACAAGCTGGGCAGCATCTTCTCGTACGAATAA
- the gatC gene encoding Asp-tRNA(Asn)/Glu-tRNA(Gln) amidotransferase subunit GatC, with the protein MALDLNDVKRIAHLARIETSDEEAAHMLGQLNNFFSLVEQMQAVDTTGITPLAHPLSAVRDIAQRLREDAVTESDRRADYQRPAPATEDGLYLVPKVIE; encoded by the coding sequence ATGGCCCTCGATCTGAACGACGTCAAGCGCATTGCCCATCTGGCCCGCATCGAAACCAGCGATGAAGAGGCCGCCCATATGCTTGGCCAACTGAACAACTTCTTCTCGCTCGTCGAGCAGATGCAGGCGGTGGACACCACCGGCATCACGCCGCTGGCCCATCCGCTGTCCGCCGTGCGCGATATCGCGCAGCGCCTGCGCGAGGATGCGGTCACCGAGTCCGACCGCCGCGCCGACTACCAGCGCCCCGCGCCGGCCACCGAGGACGGCCTCTATCTGGTGCCGAAGGTCATCGAGTAA
- the gatA gene encoding Asp-tRNA(Asn)/Glu-tRNA(Gln) amidotransferase subunit GatA, which yields MSFSADSVNSLRQIADALAARTVSAEELAREYLARIEAAGALNAFVDVQPERTLAQAREADARRARGEATPLTGVPIAHKDVFVTRGWKSTAGSKMLAGYESPFDATVVERLAAAGMVTLGKTNMDEFAMGSSNENSFFGPVRNPWDAARVPGGSSGGSAAAIAAGLAPAATGTDTGGSIRQPASFSGITGIKPTYGRVSRYGMIAFASSLDQGGPMARSAEDCALLLNAMAGFDERDSTSLTPAQGGVEEDFTRHLGQPRAGATADRPLAGLRIGLPREYFGKGLSADVELAVRAALAEYEKLGATLVEVSLPKTELSIPVYYVIAPAEASSNLSRFDGVRYGHRAAEYRDLLDMYKKSRAEGFGAEVKRRILVGTYVLSHGYYDAYYLQAQKIRRIIADDFQAAFAQCDVIMGPVAPTVAWKLGEKSADPVQMYLADIFTLSTSLAGLPGMSVPCGFGEGNMPVGLQLIGNYFDEARLLQTAHAFQQATDWHLRRPVAA from the coding sequence ATGTCCTTTTCCGCTGATTCCGTGAATTCCCTGCGCCAGATCGCCGATGCCCTGGCGGCGCGCACCGTCTCCGCCGAGGAACTCGCGCGCGAGTACCTGGCCCGCATCGAAGCCGCCGGCGCGCTCAACGCGTTCGTCGATGTCCAGCCCGAACGCACGCTCGCGCAGGCGCGCGAAGCCGACGCGCGCCGCGCGCGCGGCGAGGCCACGCCGCTGACGGGCGTGCCCATCGCCCACAAGGACGTGTTCGTGACGCGCGGCTGGAAGTCGACGGCCGGCTCGAAAATGCTGGCCGGTTACGAGAGCCCGTTCGACGCCACGGTCGTGGAACGGCTGGCCGCCGCCGGCATGGTCACGCTGGGCAAGACCAACATGGACGAGTTCGCGATGGGCTCGTCCAACGAGAACTCGTTCTTCGGCCCCGTGCGCAACCCATGGGATGCCGCGCGCGTGCCGGGCGGCTCGTCGGGCGGTTCGGCCGCGGCCATCGCGGCCGGCCTCGCGCCCGCCGCCACGGGAACGGACACGGGCGGCTCGATCCGCCAGCCCGCGTCGTTCTCGGGCATCACCGGCATCAAGCCCACCTATGGCCGCGTGTCGCGCTACGGCATGATCGCGTTCGCCTCGTCGCTCGACCAGGGCGGCCCCATGGCGCGTAGCGCCGAGGATTGCGCGCTCCTGCTCAACGCGATGGCCGGCTTCGACGAACGCGATTCGACGAGCCTCACGCCCGCGCAGGGCGGCGTCGAGGAAGACTTCACGCGCCATCTGGGCCAGCCGCGCGCGGGCGCCACCGCGGACCGTCCGCTGGCCGGCCTGCGCATCGGCCTGCCGCGCGAGTACTTCGGCAAGGGCCTGTCCGCCGACGTCGAGCTGGCCGTGCGCGCCGCGCTGGCCGAGTACGAGAAGCTGGGCGCGACGCTCGTCGAGGTTTCGCTGCCGAAGACCGAGCTGTCGATTCCCGTGTACTACGTGATCGCGCCGGCCGAGGCATCGTCGAACCTCTCGCGCTTCGACGGCGTGCGCTACGGCCATCGCGCGGCCGAGTACCGCGATCTGCTCGACATGTACAAGAAGAGCCGCGCCGAAGGCTTCGGCGCCGAGGTCAAGCGACGCATCCTCGTGGGCACCTACGTGCTGTCGCACGGCTACTACGACGCCTACTACCTGCAGGCACAGAAGATCCGCCGCATCATCGCCGACGACTTCCAGGCCGCGTTCGCGCAGTGCGACGTGATCATGGGCCCGGTGGCGCCGACCGTCGCGTGGAAGCTCGGCGAGAAGAGCGCGGATCCGGTGCAGATGTACCTGGCCGACATCTTCACGCTGTCCACGAGCCTGGCCGGCCTGCCCGGCATGAGCGTGCCGTGCGGCTTCGGCGAGGGCAACATGCCCGTGGGCCTGCAGCTGATCGGCAACTACTTCGACGAGGCACGCCTGCTGCAGACCGCGCACGCGTTCCAGCAGGCCACGGACTGGCATCTGCGCCGTCCCGTCGCGGCCTGA
- a CDS encoding dienelactone hydrolase family protein has translation MTIDSATGLGDSALAVRLARALQRRLARTTTRAFAALAVAACALPAAAVPAMMPSSPASAVLTPPSPASAALAQPVPAQRVTVPGEPGMPTLTAYWFLPRESAGTRAGGMPVVVALHGCNGLDETRRTGVLQTRYREYAQWLNERGYAVLMPDSYGPRGKDNSCNEAPDARGLDDKARRADALAALRWLSGQSGIDMRRVVLLGWSNGAQAVLATIDASRPWPAATPNVERAVAFYPGCRRAVQQHNFRLRSPLLVMIGGADDWTPATRCAMLQSAVQARQPNARFRLEIYPGAYHGFDGTSELHVRRDVASTRRGGHVTVGGDAVARVAALAQLDSWLSSTEP, from the coding sequence ATGACGATCGACAGCGCTACGGGTCTCGGCGACTCCGCCCTCGCGGTCCGGCTCGCCCGGGCCCTCCAGCGGAGGCTGGCACGAACCACGACGCGCGCGTTTGCCGCGCTCGCCGTCGCCGCGTGCGCGTTACCGGCCGCGGCCGTGCCCGCGATGATGCCGTCCTCCCCCGCCAGCGCGGTGCTGACGCCGCCCTCGCCCGCGAGCGCCGCACTGGCGCAGCCCGTGCCCGCGCAGCGCGTGACGGTACCGGGCGAACCCGGCATGCCCACGCTCACCGCATACTGGTTCCTGCCGCGCGAGAGCGCGGGTACGCGCGCCGGCGGCATGCCCGTGGTGGTGGCCCTGCACGGCTGCAACGGGCTCGACGAGACACGCAGGACCGGCGTGCTGCAGACGCGCTACCGCGAATACGCGCAGTGGCTCAACGAACGCGGCTACGCGGTGCTCATGCCCGACAGCTACGGCCCGCGCGGCAAGGACAACAGCTGCAACGAAGCGCCCGACGCGCGCGGCCTCGACGACAAGGCGCGACGCGCCGACGCGCTGGCCGCTCTTCGCTGGCTCTCGGGCCAGTCCGGCATCGACATGCGCCGCGTGGTGCTGCTCGGCTGGTCCAACGGCGCGCAGGCCGTGCTCGCGACGATCGACGCAAGCCGGCCCTGGCCGGCCGCCACGCCGAACGTCGAACGCGCGGTGGCGTTCTATCCGGGCTGCCGGCGCGCGGTGCAGCAGCACAATTTCCGGCTGCGCTCGCCGCTGCTGGTCATGATCGGCGGCGCCGACGACTGGACGCCCGCGACGCGCTGCGCGATGCTGCAGAGCGCGGTGCAGGCGCGGCAGCCGAACGCGCGCTTCCGCCTGGAGATCTACCCGGGCGCCTATCACGGCTTCGACGGCACCAGCGAGCTCCATGTGCGCCGCGATGTCGCCTCGACGCGCCGCGGCGGACATGTCACGGTGGGCGGCGATGCCGTCGCGCGCGTGGCGGCACTTGCGCAACTCGATTCGTGGCTGTCCAGCACCGAACCGTAA
- the gatB gene encoding Asp-tRNA(Asn)/Glu-tRNA(Gln) amidotransferase subunit GatB, which yields MQSTQWEVVIGLETHTQLSTVSKIFSGTSTAFGGEPNTQASPVDLALPGVLPVLNKGAVERAIEFGLAIGAKIAPRSIFARKNYFYPDLPKGYQISQYEIPVVQGGAITIQVEGKQGVYEKTVQLTRAHLEEDAGKSLHEDFAGMTGIDLNRAGTPLLEIVTEPDMRSAAEAVAYAKALHSLVVWLGICDGNMQEGSFRCDANVSVRPVGQKEFGTRREIKNLNSFRFLQQAIEYEIQWQINEIEDGRKIVQATVLFDPDTGETRAMRTKEDAHDYRYFPDPDLMPLEIDDAWIERVRDSLPELPATMQARFVAQYGLSAYDASMLTASKALAGYYEAVVSEVGASSAKPAANWLMGDVASQLNRDGIAIDAAPVRPAQLARLLARIADGTVSNNTAKKDVFPAMWAGESGGDADAIIAAKGLKQMSDTGELEKIIDDVLAANAKSVEEFRSGKEKAFNALVGQAMKATKGKANPAQVNELLKKKLS from the coding sequence ATGCAATCCACGCAATGGGAAGTGGTGATCGGCCTGGAGACGCATACGCAGCTCTCCACGGTCTCCAAGATTTTCTCGGGCACGTCCACCGCCTTCGGTGGTGAGCCCAATACGCAGGCTTCGCCGGTGGACCTCGCGCTGCCGGGCGTGCTGCCCGTGCTCAACAAGGGCGCCGTCGAGCGCGCGATCGAGTTCGGGCTGGCCATCGGCGCGAAGATCGCGCCGCGCAGCATCTTCGCGCGCAAGAACTACTTCTATCCCGATCTGCCGAAGGGCTACCAGATCAGCCAGTACGAGATTCCCGTCGTGCAGGGCGGTGCCATCACGATCCAGGTGGAAGGCAAGCAGGGCGTCTACGAGAAGACCGTGCAGCTGACGCGCGCGCACCTCGAGGAAGACGCGGGCAAGTCCCTGCACGAAGACTTCGCGGGCATGACGGGCATCGACCTCAACCGCGCCGGCACGCCGCTGCTCGAGATCGTGACGGAACCCGACATGCGCAGCGCCGCGGAGGCCGTGGCCTACGCGAAGGCGCTGCACTCGCTCGTGGTCTGGCTCGGCATCTGCGACGGCAACATGCAGGAAGGCAGCTTCCGCTGCGATGCGAACGTGTCCGTGCGCCCCGTGGGCCAGAAGGAATTCGGCACGCGCCGCGAGATCAAGAACCTGAACTCGTTCCGCTTCCTGCAACAGGCGATCGAATACGAGATCCAGTGGCAGATCAACGAGATCGAGGACGGCCGCAAGATCGTGCAGGCCACCGTGCTGTTCGACCCCGATACCGGCGAGACGCGCGCGATGCGCACGAAGGAAGACGCGCACGACTACCGCTACTTCCCCGATCCGGACCTGATGCCGCTCGAGATCGACGACGCCTGGATCGAGCGCGTGCGCGACAGCCTGCCCGAGCTGCCGGCGACGATGCAGGCGCGCTTTGTCGCGCAGTACGGCCTGTCCGCGTACGACGCGAGCATGCTGACCGCGAGCAAGGCGCTCGCTGGCTACTACGAGGCCGTCGTGAGCGAAGTGGGCGCCTCGAGCGCCAAGCCCGCGGCCAACTGGCTCATGGGCGACGTGGCGTCGCAGCTGAACCGCGACGGCATCGCGATCGACGCGGCGCCGGTCCGCCCGGCGCAGCTGGCCAGGCTGCTCGCGCGTATTGCCGATGGTACCGTCTCGAACAACACCGCCAAGAAGGACGTGTTCCCGGCCATGTGGGCCGGCGAGTCCGGCGGCGATGCCGACGCGATCATCGCGGCCAAGGGCCTCAAGCAGATGTCCGATACCGGCGAGCTCGAGAAGATCATCGACGACGTGCTGGCCGCCAACGCGAAGTCGGTCGAGGAATTCCGCTCGGGCAAGGAAAAGGCCTTCAACGCGCTGGTGGGTCAGGCCATGAAGGCCACCAAGGGCAAGGCCAACCCCGCGCAGGTCAACGAGCTGCTGAAGAAGAAGCTGTCGTAA